The following coding sequences lie in one Psychrobacter arenosus genomic window:
- a CDS encoding LysR family transcriptional regulator, with product MNISFRQLDAFIKVADNGSFTRASDKMHLTQSAVSGLIKELESTLGIVLFDRTTRQLSLSAVGRHLLPQARRVLNEMQLFENEASSLTSLAQGQVRLAVSQFAASSMPAVIAQFSKAYPDISVTLIDCSAKDVLSHIHDIEVDLGVGTELSFLDTEDDIHADLLYELPFCVVIPEEHPLATQSEITWQDLLASQLITLKGPFIDQVTAELDEKITAHIQQAPYKVNFMSTALEMTRQGFGITLCLPYMPEVIDWVSANGLQMRPVAQPVRMRKFFIYQRASRALSPASIAFKDFLREYFASHFNDLQSF from the coding sequence ATGAATATCAGTTTTCGCCAACTTGACGCCTTTATCAAAGTGGCGGATAACGGCAGCTTTACCCGCGCTAGTGACAAGATGCATTTGACCCAGTCAGCGGTCAGCGGCTTGATTAAAGAGCTCGAATCTACCCTCGGCATCGTCTTGTTTGACCGTACTACTCGCCAATTATCCTTATCCGCAGTCGGTCGGCATTTATTGCCACAAGCACGGCGGGTGCTCAACGAGATGCAACTGTTTGAGAATGAAGCGAGCAGTCTGACCAGTTTGGCACAAGGACAAGTACGTTTAGCCGTGTCACAATTTGCCGCCTCTTCCATGCCAGCGGTGATTGCGCAATTCTCCAAAGCTTACCCCGATATTAGCGTGACCTTGATTGATTGCTCGGCTAAAGACGTGCTAAGTCATATTCACGATATCGAGGTGGATTTGGGTGTGGGGACTGAGCTGTCCTTTTTGGACACCGAAGATGATATCCATGCCGACTTACTGTATGAGCTGCCGTTTTGTGTAGTGATTCCCGAGGAACACCCGTTAGCCACGCAAAGTGAAATTACTTGGCAAGACTTGCTCGCGAGCCAATTAATTACCCTCAAAGGCCCTTTTATCGACCAAGTGACGGCTGAACTGGACGAGAAAATTACCGCCCATATCCAGCAAGCCCCTTATAAAGTCAACTTTATGTCCACAGCTTTAGAAATGACACGGCAGGGTTTTGGTATCACATTATGCTTACCCTATATGCCCGAAGTCATCGATTGGGTCAGCGCGAATGGTTTGCAGATGCGTCCGGTTGCCCAACCCGTGCGGATGCGTAAATTCTTTATCTATCAACGGGCTTCGCGTGCCTTATCACCCGCCAGTATTGCTTTTAAAGACTTTTTACGAGAGTACTTTGCCAGTCACTTTAACGACTTACAGAGTTTTTAA